The sequence GGCGCGCCGTCGACCTCGGGGTCAACTTCATCGACACCGCCGACGCCTACGGCCCGGACACCAACGAGCAGATCATCCGCCGCGCCCTCCATCCGTACCCGGCGGGGCTCGTGATCACCACCAAGGGCGGGCTGCTGCGCTCCGGACCGGAGGACTGGACGGTGCAGGGGCGCCCGTACATCGTCCCGTGCGGGCGTCCGGCGTACCTCCGCCAGCAGGTGGAGATGAGCCTGCGAAACCTCGGGCTCGAGCGCATCGAGCTCTATCAGCTCCACCGCATCGACCCGGCCGTACCGCTGGCCGATCAGCTCGGCGAGCTCGCGCGGCTCCGGGAGCAGGGCAAGATCCACCATATCGGGCTCTCCGGCAGCCCGAGGTCACCGTGGAGCAGCTCGCCAAGGCGCGCGAGATCACCGAGATCGCCGCCGTGGAGAACCTGTACAACGTCGCGGACCGCTCCGGGGAGAAGGCCCTTCGGTACGCCGAGCAGCACGGCATGGCGTTCATTCCGTGGTTCCCCATGGGCCACGGCGACCTCGCCAAGCCCGGCAGCGTCCTCTCCGGGCTCGCCAAGGAGCGCGGCGCGACGCCCGCCCAGCTGGCCCTCGCCTGGCTGCTGCACAGGTCACCGTCCATCCTCGCCATCCCCGGCACCTCGTCCATCAAGCACCTGGAGGAGAACTGTCGCGCCGCGGACATGAAGCTCGACGAGAGCGAGCTGGCCGCCATCGAGGACGCCGCCGCCGCCGCGAAGACGTGGCGTCCATCGACGTCGGAATCGGGGTCCGCCCACACGGAGGAGACGCCATGAGCACCCAGCAGCAAACCAGCGCCGCCCATCCGAACGTCCAGAAGCTGCGCACCCTCTACGCCGATCTGTCGCGCATCGGGGAGTTCGTCGCCGACGACATGGTCCTGCACACCGCGCACCGGGAGCTCTGCCGCGACAGGGCCGCCGGCCGCGTCGTCGGCAGGGCGGCCGCCGCCACCCACGAGCGCGAGCTGATCCGCATGACCGGCGGCACCCTGCAGATGGATGTGCAGCACATCTTCGCCAACGATCACTTCGGCGCCGCCTTCGGCTTGCTGCGGGCCCACCTCGGCGGCGCGAGCCTCGCGATGCCGTTCTGCGGGGTCTGGCGCTTCCGCGGGGGCCTGATCACGGAGCACTGGGAGAACGCGTACGACGTGGCCTCCGTGATGGCGTTCCTCGGCGACGAGAGCGGCGCCCCGCCCGCCTGAGGCGCCGAGGGGCCGCGCTACGAGGGCCTTGCCCCCTCCTTTGTCGCTCCCGCCGTCCTCCCGGATCTGCTACTGCTGCCCGCCGCGCCGGTGCCCTCCCGGGACCGGCGAGCTCCCCCGAGAGCGCGCTCGCCGCACGTCAGCCATGGCTCAAGGTTACCTCTTCCTGATCATCGCCCTCGTCTTCAACGCGACAGCGAACATCCTGATGAAGCTGGCGTCGCGGCGCGTCCCCTCGATGGAGGGGCTGTCCCTCGTCGAGAAGGCCCTCGCGCTCGTCACGAACTACCACCTCGTGCTGGGGCTCGTGCTCTTCGCGTCGAACATCCTGTTCTACGTCCTGGCGCTCAAGCGCATCAACCTGTCGATCGCCTATCCGATCATGTCGTCGGGCGGCTTCCTGCTCATCTCGGTCTTCTCGGTGTACTTCCTGCGCGAGACGCTGACGGCGCTGCAGATCGGCGGCATCGTCCTGATCGCGGCGGGGATCGCGCTGCTCGCGTACAACATCGCCTAGGCCTCCGGCCGGCCTCCGCGGCGCGACGTCGGACCGCCGGACCGGCCTGCCTCTCCGCCCTCCCTCGGCGTGGGGCCGTGGTACGGTGGCGCGCGCCTCGCGCCCGAACGCCCTCATCCCGGAGACCGCCGCCATGCGCAGCCGAACGCTCCCGCGTGCCTTGCTCGCCGTGCTCCTCGCGGCGCCCCTCGCGACCGCGTGCCACGGCGCCCGCCAGGACGCCGCGCACCCCTCGCCCGGCCGGGCCGGCGCCGCCTGCGGGCGCGGCGATCCGATGACGCGGACCGAGCTCTTCTTCGGCCTGGATCGGTTCGAGCTGCCCCCCGTGACGCAGGCGGAGTGGCAGCAGTTCGTCGACACGGCGGTCACCCCGCGCTTCAAGGAAGGGCTGACCCAGTTCGATGTCGACGGCCAGTACCTCGCGAAGACGGGGAAGCTGATCCGCGAGGACAGCCGGCTGATCATGCTCCTCCACGACGGCGGCCAGGTCGCCTCGGACGCCATCGACGCGATCCGCAAGGAATACAAGGTTCGCTTCAACCAGGAGTCCGTGCTGCGTATCGACGAGCCCGTCTGCGTCGGCTTCTGACGCCTGGGACCGCTGCTGAGGGTGGAGCTCCGCCCGCCGCGGGGACAGCGCATGTCCCGCGCGTGTCTGTTCGGAACAGCGCCTGTTCTCCCCCTTCGGCGGTCGCCTGATCGCGAAGATTCTTGACCCGCGGGGTGCTGGGAGACAGAGTTTTATTACAACTGCCAGGCTTCGGTCGGCGCATGGCCGCGCATTGCGTTGCGCGCATCCGTCGGCGTGCTCGTGCCTGGCGTTCATAACGACAAGCGTTCGACGTGAGCGCTCCTGCTCGGCTCCAACGGGAGCAAGGAGATCCCCGTGCTGATGAGGCTTCCCTGGCGGCTCGGATGGGCCATGACGATGGTGGCTGTCGTTGGGTGCTCGGGCTCCGAAGCGCCTCCTCAGGAGGAGGAGAGCGTAGTGGAGAGCCAAGATGAGGTGCGCTACGACTTCCATGCACCCGCGTCTGGAAGGACGGTGTTCGCGGACGTCGTGGCCATCGATCAGATGTTCGTCTACGACCGCCTCGGCGCGTTCAACCCTGGAGGCATGGTGTACGCGCTCCGCCGAGACGTGGTGGCCGCCGACCCGTCGAAGGCCATCGGGCCGGGCAACGCGACGCTGCGGCCGGGCAAGCGCCCGAGGCCCCTCGTCCTGCGGGTCAACGCCGGAGACAGGCTCTCCATCAAGTTCACCAACTGGCTCACGCCCGCGACAGGCGCGCTGCCGAGCACCTCGACGTCGACCCGCGACGCCTCGATCCAGGTGGTCGGGCTCCAGATCCGGAGCATCGACGCGCTCGCCGCCGACGTCGGGAAGAACGAGAGCTCGCTGGCCGCGCCGGGCGAGACGCGCACGTACGAGCTCTTCGCCGGCCGCGAGGGCACGTTCCTCATGCACAGCGGGGGCGCCACGGTCGGCTCGGAGCCCGGGCCGGGGCGGCGGATCTCGCAGACGCTGTACGGCGCTGTCACCGTCGAGCCGCCGGGCGCGGTCGCGTACCGCTCGCAGGTGACGGCGGCCGAGCTCGAGGACGCGTCCCTGAGCCCCTCGAACCCGGACGGCACCCCGCGCATCGACTACGACGCGGTCGACGCGTCCGGTCAGCCGATCCTGAAGATGATCGACGACGCCGGAGAGATCGTGCACGGCGACGTCAACGCCATCATCGCGGGCTTCGACGAGACGGAGGCCGGGTCCCCGGCCTCGGAGAACATGGGCTATTTCCGCGAGTTCACGGTGCTCTTCCACGACATCCTGAGCGTCGTCCAGCCCATCGCGGAGTACCAGGCGGATCCGCGCTACAACGGCGTGCGCACCGGCTTCGGCATCAACTACGGCGCCGCCAGCCTGGGCAGCGCCGTCTTCGCCAACAAGCAGAGGATCGGCCCGAGCAAGCGCTGCGAGGAGTGCAAGTTCGAGGAGTTCTTCCTGAGCTCGTGGGTCAACGGGGATCCGGCGCTGAACATCGACCGGGACGACGCCGGCAACGCGACAGAGGCCCTCTATCCGGACGACCCCTCCAACGTATCCCACGGTTACCTCGGGGATCCCGTCCGCATCCGGAACCTGCACGCCGGCCCCAGCGAGACGCACGTCTTCCACGTCCACGGCCACCAGTGGCTGCGGTCGCCGGGCAACGACAAGAGCGCGTACATCGACTCGCAGACCATCGGCCCGCGGGCCGCCTACACGTATGACATCACCTATGGCGGAGGCGGCAACCGCAACCTCTCCGTGGGAGACGCCATCTACCACTGCCACCTGTATGCCCATTTCGCGCAGGGCATGTGGGGGCTCTGGCGCACACACGACGTCTTCGAGGCGGGCACGCCGGACCGCTCGCTCCCGGACGGCGAGCTCGCGGCGGGGACGCCCACGCCCGCGGTCGTGCCGATCCCCGGCGTCGCGCTGGCGCCGATGCCGACCTACGCGCGGACGTCGGTCAGGATGGCCGACGGGAAGACCGAGGAGCGCGACCCCATGCCGGGTTATCCGTTCTACGTCGCCGCGGTGGCCGGGCACCGGCCGCCGCAGCCGCCCCGCGACATGGAGAACGACGGCGGGCTCCCGCGCCACTACATCGCGAACGTCCCGCAGGGGGGCGCGGCGGTCGGCGGCCGCGGCCTCTTCGACGTGCAGCTCTCCAAAGCCGACGTGCAGCTCTTGCCGAAGGACGGCACCCCGTCGGAGGTGGCGGCCGCCAACTTCCACGCCGGCGCGTTCCCGGGTGCCGTGCGCGCGCCGGAGCGCTACGGCTTCCCCGTCAAGGGCTACCCGGCCTTCACGGCGGACGGCAAGCCGGCGCTCTTCCTCGTGAACGGCCAGCCGCCGGCCGCGGGCGCCCCCTTTGCGGACCCGTGCCCGCCAGGCGCGCCGGTGCGCACCTACCGCGCGGCCTATGTCCAGACCAACGCCCCGGTGAACCGGGCCGGCTGGCACGACGCGCAGGCGCGCATGATCGTCCTCGAGAAGGACGTCGAGGCCACCCTCGACGGCACGAAGGCGCCGGAGCCGCTGTTCATCCGCGCGCAATCCGGCGAGTGCGTCGTGTTCCACGCGACGAACCTCATCCCGGCGGCGCTCGCGGCGGACGACTTCCAGGTCTTCACGCCCACCGACGTCATCGGCCAGCACATCCACCTCGTGAAGTTCGACGTCACCGCCTCGGACGGCGGGGCGAACGGCTTCAACTACGAGGACGGGTCCCTGGCGATGGAGGAGGTAGCGGCGCGCATCCAGGCGGCCAACGCGCTCGGCGGGGCCCTCGCCGCCGACGTCAGGAGCCGTGAGGCCGGGGCGCGCGTGCTGCTCGATGACCCGACGCGCCACCCGCGCATGACCACCCCGTCGTTCGGGGCGCAGACAACGATACAGCGCTGGTGGGCCGATTCGATCCTGAGCGAGGCCGGCCAGGACCGCGCGCTGAACACGGCCTTCACCCACGATCACTTCGCCGCCTCATCGCACCAGCAGCACGGGCTCTACGGCGGCCTCGTCGTCGAGCCGGCCGGCTCGATCTGGCGCGATCCGGAGACCGGAGCGGTCTTCGGCGATCGCAGCGACGGCGGGCCGACGAGCTACCGCGCCGACATCCTGTTTCCCCCGGGCGACCACCGGAGCCCGTTCCGCGAGTTCAACCTGAGCATCGCCGATTACGGCCCCATCTACGACGAGTGCGGCCGGCCGGTGAACCCGTCGTCGCAGGCGCCGGCGCCGCTGCCGCTGGCCATCACCCATGGGCCCTCCACCCCCGACGCGATCTCGTGGCGTGACTCGGGCGTCGGGCTCATCAACTACCGGAACGAGCCGATCCCGCTCCGGATCGCCGAGCGCAACTGCAGCACGCGCGCGGTCGTCCAGAAGAGCGGCGACGCCGGTGACATGCACAACGTCTTCAGCTCGCGTGTCCACGGCGATCCGGCGACACCGCTGCTCCGCGCGTACGAGGGCGATCGCACGCTGATCCGCCTCACCCAGGGCGCGCAGGCGGAGCAGCACGTGTTCACCGTGCACGGGAAGAAGTGGCTGAACGAGGCGACCGATCCCGACAGCGGCTACGCCAACGGGCAGCCCATCGGCGTCTCGGAGCAGGCGGATCTCGCGCTCGATGGGGCGCCCCTCTTCCGGAAGAACGCGGCGGGCGGCGCGGACTACCTCTATGCGGGCGCGCCGACGGACGATCTCTGGGAGGGGCGGTGGGGCATCCTGCGCGTCCACGGCGAGCGGCAGACGGATCTCTTGCCGCTCTCGGGCGCGTCGCTGCCGAGCGGCAGGCGCCGGGAGGTCGAGGTGTGCCCGCCAGAGGCCCAGAAGAGGGCGTATACAGTCCACGCGATCACCGCGAGGGGCAACCTGCCGGGCGATCGCCTCACGTACAACGCGACGTACGGGCTCAACGATCCCGACGCCATCCTGTTCGTCCTCGAGGAGGATCTGGCCGCCCTGCGCTCGGGCGCGCGCCCGCCCGAGCCGCTCGTCCTGCGCGCGGCGGCCGGCGAGTGCGTCGAGGTCACGCTCGTCAACGACCTGCCCGAGGATCTGCCGAAGTCGCCTCAGTGGAACTACAACGCTCCCATCGTCGACGGGTTCAACGTCAACCAGGTGAGGCCGTCGAACCGCGTCTCGCTGCACGCGCAGCTCGTGGGGTATGACGTCACGGCGGGCGACGGCGCGAACGTGGGCGAAAACCCCGATCAGACGGTCGAGCGCGGAAAGCAGCGGACGTACACCTGGTACGCCGGCGACATCTCCGTGACGACCCGGGGCGACGTCCGCTGGCAGCCCGTCGAGCTCGGCGCCGTGAACCTCAAGGACATGG comes from Sorangium aterium and encodes:
- a CDS encoding nuclear transport factor 2 family protein, which translates into the protein MSTQQQTSAAHPNVQKLRTLYADLSRIGEFVADDMVLHTAHRELCRDRAAGRVVGRAAAATHERELIRMTGGTLQMDVQHIFANDHFGAAFGLLRAHLGGASLAMPFCGVWRFRGGLITEHWENAYDVASVMAFLGDESGAPPA
- a CDS encoding copper oxidase, whose product is MESQDEVRYDFHAPASGRTVFADVVAIDQMFVYDRLGAFNPGGMVYALRRDVVAADPSKAIGPGNATLRPGKRPRPLVLRVNAGDRLSIKFTNWLTPATGALPSTSTSTRDASIQVVGLQIRSIDALAADVGKNESSLAAPGETRTYELFAGREGTFLMHSGGATVGSEPGPGRRISQTLYGAVTVEPPGAVAYRSQVTAAELEDASLSPSNPDGTPRIDYDAVDASGQPILKMIDDAGEIVHGDVNAIIAGFDETEAGSPASENMGYFREFTVLFHDILSVVQPIAEYQADPRYNGVRTGFGINYGAASLGSAVFANKQRIGPSKRCEECKFEEFFLSSWVNGDPALNIDRDDAGNATEALYPDDPSNVSHGYLGDPVRIRNLHAGPSETHVFHVHGHQWLRSPGNDKSAYIDSQTIGPRAAYTYDITYGGGGNRNLSVGDAIYHCHLYAHFAQGMWGLWRTHDVFEAGTPDRSLPDGELAAGTPTPAVVPIPGVALAPMPTYARTSVRMADGKTEERDPMPGYPFYVAAVAGHRPPQPPRDMENDGGLPRHYIANVPQGGAAVGGRGLFDVQLSKADVQLLPKDGTPSEVAAANFHAGAFPGAVRAPERYGFPVKGYPAFTADGKPALFLVNGQPPAAGAPFADPCPPGAPVRTYRAAYVQTNAPVNRAGWHDAQARMIVLEKDVEATLDGTKAPEPLFIRAQSGECVVFHATNLIPAALAADDFQVFTPTDVIGQHIHLVKFDVTASDGGANGFNYEDGSLAMEEVAARIQAANALGGALAADVRSREAGARVLLDDPTRHPRMTTPSFGAQTTIQRWWADSILSEAGQDRALNTAFTHDHFAASSHQQHGLYGGLVVEPAGSIWRDPETGAVFGDRSDGGPTSYRADILFPPGDHRSPFREFNLSIADYGPIYDECGRPVNPSSQAPAPLPLAITHGPSTPDAISWRDSGVGLINYRNEPIPLRIAERNCSTRAVVQKSGDAGDMHNVFSSRVHGDPATPLLRAYEGDRTLIRLTQGAQAEQHVFTVHGKKWLNEATDPDSGYANGQPIGVSEQADLALDGAPLFRKNAAGGADYLYAGAPTDDLWEGRWGILRVHGERQTDLLPLSGASLPSGRRREVEVCPPEAQKRAYTVHAITARGNLPGDRLTYNATYGLNDPDAILFVLEEDLAALRSGARPPEPLVLRAAAGECVEVTLVNDLPEDLPKSPQWNYNAPIVDGFNVNQVRPSNRVSLHAQLVGYDVTAGDGANVGENPDQTVERGKQRTYTWYAGDISVTTRGDVRWQPVELGAVNLKDMADVVNHPMHGGIGALVVEPEGAVWYPSRDSRAAAQVKYRDENGSEIWFREFVLLYQDEVPLQSDQAAFRCLNPALACGAVLANVLGPPDPDFTGHKAFNYRAEPIWARLGVGPDAHLGTMPGLDVSGVFSSAGRGDPATPIFTAGRYDRVRFRVLQASGHRRQHSFGLSNTEWAYNPWAQGSGSRYQGRNSKSFAVSAHGGIGPMTAWNVTPYFRSGGMFEVPGDRLYLDQSNAMLTGGLWGIWRVTP
- a CDS encoding DUF3574 domain-containing protein; the protein is MRSRTLPRALLAVLLAAPLATACHGARQDAAHPSPGRAGAACGRGDPMTRTELFFGLDRFELPPVTQAEWQQFVDTAVTPRFKEGLTQFDVDGQYLAKTGKLIREDSRLIMLLHDGGQVASDAIDAIRKEYKVRFNQESVLRIDEPVCVGF
- a CDS encoding DMT family transporter, coding for MAQGYLFLIIALVFNATANILMKLASRRVPSMEGLSLVEKALALVTNYHLVLGLVLFASNILFYVLALKRINLSIAYPIMSSGGFLLISVFSVYFLRETLTALQIGGIVLIAAGIALLAYNIA